The following are encoded in a window of Flavobacteriales bacterium genomic DNA:
- a CDS encoding gliding motility-associated C-terminal domain-containing protein has translation MRLLSIRAAMVVSAAIAPAAFAWSQCADACSGNLLVNPGFEITTPVCNTIPNGQLYTDQTPVQGWFGIAGVNSPQSGITPDNFNNNCFGNNTNNCGQGLGSLGFFTKVSASNGREYIQSQLLEPLEAGVEYCFRTQVKKGPTSTMQPNNGLGIWFTDQMVDVTTMNNGQSFLGAGSPIGATAYWQLDDGDLINTCTLRSGTFCAQGGETWIVIGNFRDDASMSIGTGGNINNGYLIVDDLSLTKVCPPNTTPLELLASATQIPCEGSVTLQAQGGSGTFTWIPAIGTGAGPFTVSPTATTTYQVVSTALGTCGIVTDTASVTVVVDPCAHQVNVVAGSTCPGGCTEVYAELSDADQPPYTYLWSGGLPAGPGPYPICPEATTTYSVIVTDVNGLEVTASATVTVLDPPLLIVQHTDVSCHGASDGTATVQPSGTGPFTHLWDSTPPQTASTASGLPAGTWTVTTTDALGCSATAQVTIGGPAPLTVTLDAVEPVCGEQNGSITAIPAGGVAPYFFGWNTVPPQSSATATGLGAGSYAVTVFDANGCVATMSMTLTAPGAGSLSVMSTDATCANAADGQAVATMTGASEPVSYTWNTQPPQTGPIATGLSAGVWMVTATEANGCVSAQAVTIGAPQALNVTFQTTPATCGEANGSITAVVSGGTAPYDPIWNTMPMQTGTMASGLAPGNWTVSITDAAGCTASFTTTVPDAPGPEAFFTANGGCTDAPIVFTSTSTGANDLHWDMGDGSTYTGPVVVHTYTAEGVWSVVLTAADETGCVDQFAATVTVVDVPQPDLLASPGSGCAPLAVDFASILQQPGLGCLWSFGDGSFSNDCSPPPHTYSSPGCFDVSLTVSAEGCAATITYPQLVCVEPAPVASFSSTPQPVPPDDPRVRFQDLSSGAASWLWTFSAGDPATSTLPDPVLDLWGMPPGTYEACLLVTSPAGCVDSLCRSIVLADELIVHVPNAFTPDGDGVNDLFLPVVLGHDPEAYELLVFNRWGETIFETRGKLEGWDGTVAGTPAPDGVYVWKLAARPAFGGFRRSFTGHLTLIR, from the coding sequence ATGCGCTTACTGTCCATCCGCGCCGCCATGGTGGTATCCGCGGCCATTGCACCGGCCGCCTTCGCATGGTCCCAATGCGCCGACGCTTGCAGCGGCAACCTGCTGGTGAACCCGGGCTTCGAGATCACCACGCCCGTGTGCAACACCATCCCCAATGGCCAGCTCTACACGGATCAGACACCGGTACAGGGATGGTTCGGCATCGCTGGGGTGAACAGCCCACAAAGCGGTATCACGCCGGACAACTTCAACAACAACTGCTTCGGCAACAACACCAACAACTGCGGTCAGGGCCTGGGTTCGCTGGGCTTCTTCACCAAGGTGTCGGCCAGCAACGGCCGGGAGTACATCCAAAGCCAGCTTCTGGAACCCTTGGAAGCGGGCGTGGAGTACTGCTTCAGGACACAGGTGAAGAAAGGACCCACAAGCACGATGCAGCCCAACAACGGCCTGGGCATCTGGTTCACCGACCAAATGGTGGACGTGACCACCATGAACAATGGCCAGTCCTTCCTGGGCGCTGGTTCACCGATCGGCGCCACCGCATATTGGCAATTGGACGATGGCGATCTGATCAACACCTGCACTTTGCGCAGCGGCACCTTCTGCGCACAGGGCGGAGAGACCTGGATCGTGATCGGCAACTTCCGTGATGATGCCAGCATGTCCATCGGCACGGGTGGCAACATCAACAACGGCTACCTCATTGTGGACGACCTGTCGCTGACCAAGGTGTGCCCGCCGAACACCACGCCGCTGGAGTTGCTGGCCAGTGCCACGCAGATCCCCTGTGAAGGGTCCGTGACGCTGCAGGCCCAGGGTGGGAGCGGAACCTTCACCTGGATACCGGCCATCGGCACGGGCGCCGGCCCCTTCACGGTATCGCCCACGGCCACCACGACCTATCAAGTGGTGAGCACCGCGCTGGGCACATGCGGTATCGTGACCGATACGGCTTCCGTGACGGTGGTGGTAGACCCTTGTGCGCATCAGGTGAATGTCGTCGCGGGCTCCACCTGTCCTGGTGGATGCACCGAGGTGTACGCCGAACTGTCGGATGCCGATCAACCGCCTTACACGTACCTCTGGAGCGGCGGGCTTCCCGCTGGTCCCGGCCCATACCCAATTTGTCCGGAGGCGACCACGACCTACTCGGTCATCGTTACTGATGTCAACGGGCTCGAAGTCACCGCCAGTGCCACGGTCACCGTGTTGGATCCACCGCTTCTGATCGTGCAACACACCGATGTGTCCTGCCATGGTGCGAGCGACGGCACGGCCACGGTCCAACCGTCGGGCACGGGACCGTTCACACACTTGTGGGACAGCACGCCACCACAGACCGCGTCCACAGCCAGCGGGCTTCCGGCGGGCACCTGGACCGTGACGACCACCGATGCGCTGGGTTGCAGCGCCACTGCACAGGTCACCATCGGCGGCCCCGCACCATTGACGGTGACCCTGGATGCCGTGGAGCCCGTCTGCGGTGAGCAGAACGGCAGCATCACGGCGATCCCGGCCGGCGGCGTGGCACCCTACTTCTTTGGATGGAACACCGTGCCACCGCAAAGCAGCGCGACCGCGACGGGCTTGGGGGCGGGGTCGTACGCCGTGACGGTCTTCGATGCGAATGGCTGTGTGGCCACGATGTCCATGACCTTGACGGCACCCGGTGCCGGGAGCTTGTCCGTGATGTCCACCGATGCCACCTGTGCCAACGCGGCCGATGGACAGGCCGTGGCCACCATGACCGGCGCCAGCGAGCCGGTCTCCTACACCTGGAACACGCAACCCCCTCAAACCGGCCCCATCGCCACAGGCCTTTCCGCAGGTGTATGGATGGTGACGGCGACCGAGGCCAATGGCTGCGTGAGCGCGCAAGCGGTGACGATCGGTGCGCCACAGGCCTTGAACGTGACGTTCCAGACCACACCTGCCACCTGTGGTGAAGCGAACGGCAGTATCACGGCGGTGGTGTCGGGCGGAACAGCGCCTTATGATCCGATCTGGAACACCATGCCGATGCAGACCGGCACCATGGCCAGCGGTTTGGCGCCAGGCAACTGGACCGTATCCATCACCGATGCCGCTGGATGCACGGCCTCTTTCACCACCACCGTGCCCGATGCCCCCGGACCGGAGGCCTTCTTCACAGCGAACGGCGGATGCACCGATGCGCCCATCGTCTTCACCAGCACTTCCACTGGAGCGAACGACCTGCACTGGGACATGGGTGATGGCAGCACTTATACGGGGCCGGTGGTGGTGCACACCTATACCGCAGAGGGTGTATGGTCGGTGGTCCTCACCGCCGCCGATGAGACCGGATGTGTGGACCAGTTCGCCGCCACCGTGACCGTGGTGGACGTGCCACAGCCCGACCTGCTCGCTTCGCCCGGGAGCGGATGCGCGCCGCTCGCGGTGGACTTCGCCAGCATCCTGCAACAGCCCGGCCTCGGGTGCCTGTGGTCCTTCGGCGACGGAAGCTTTTCCAATGATTGTTCTCCACCGCCGCACACCTATTCGTCACCAGGTTGCTTCGACGTATCCCTGACCGTTTCGGCCGAAGGTTGCGCCGCCACGATCACCTATCCGCAACTGGTTTGTGTGGAGCCGGCCCCGGTGGCCTCCTTCTCGAGTACGCCGCAACCCGTTCCGCCAGATGATCCGCGTGTGCGCTTCCAGGACCTCTCCTCCGGCGCGGCTTCCTGGCTTTGGACCTTTTCGGCAGGCGACCCGGCCACCTCCACGCTCCCCGATCCCGTACTCGATCTATGGGGTATGCCACCCGGCACCTACGAAGCATGCCTGCTCGTGACCTCGCCTGCGGGTTGTGTGGACAGCCTTTGTCGTTCCATCGTCCTCGCCGATGAGTTGATCGTGCATGTGCCCAACGCATTCACGCCGGATGGCGATGGTGTGAACGATCTTTTCCTGCCCGTGGTCCTGGGCCACGACCCCGAAGCCTATGAACTGCTGGTCTTCAACCGTTGGGGGGAAACGATCTTCGAGACCCGCGGCAAGTTGGAAGGCTGGGATGGCACAGTGGCCGGAACGCCCGCTCCGGATGGTGTGTACGTGTGGAAACTCGCGGCCAGGCCGGCCTTCGGTGGTTTCCGCCGATCATTCACCG